CAAAAGtggttttattattttgtatgaaaacattttatatttgtagatattgataataattagtaaGCTTATGATACTGTTATGCTAGTATAATGCAACAGAAACCGTCTTATCATTTTAATAAATGTAATTTTGTTTGAAGGttaaaataaatgtttattTAACTAATTTGATACATAATTTATGTCAGTGTCCAGCTAAGACAGTTAAATTATAGAGTACAAACATTTAAGTGTGCAATACTTAGATCTTTTTATTGAGGTTGACTAGCACTAGAGTTATTTTCACAGGGTTATGATATTAGAGTTGGGGTTAAGTTTCCAAAATCCTGAATTCAAGTTTTTGGAAATTCAGAAATACAGAAATTCaaaaagtatcctaaacatgtATTAGCATAAAAGCTAACGTTAGCCCCAACtaggcctaaacaaaagttCTTAGGCCTAAAGGTACCTTTTATGAATGTTGGCTTCCAAAATCTTGAATTCCAGATTTTGGAAACTAAACTCAAACTCTAGGACATAACTCTATGAAAATAACTCTAAGAATAACTGTCTCCCTTTTTATGTTGCATACTTCTACTGTTTGCACTCTATCACATATTAAAAGTCTGAGTACAAATAAAGAGAAAGATGAGGATTTGGAAACTGAAACATCACATCTCTATTTATTACTAGATGCCTTTCATAAAcactaaaacaaaatttttctaCATTATTACCCCAGTCTATCTTGTTTTTCTTGGTCATAACTTCTCATGATTTCTTTGCGAAGGGCCTTTGTCTTTGCATGCTTAGATTGGATTTTATGACTCTGGATAACATCTTTTGCAAATGTATACGATCTAACTCTTATATATAAACTTACAATAGCATGTAAAACatctttgtttacattactgATGGTAACTATTTCGGCATCTGAAACCATGGATTGAAAACTTGATATAACCTGGCTGTCCACGATTGCACTTTCAGTTATCCCTGCTATGTCTATTTTGAGCAAACCAGATTTAGAAGTTTGCTGTCTAAAATAATGTTCTGTACGAAAGAATATATTTTGCGCAGGCTGAGTTATAGACCATAGACCTCCACGGTTTAAAATTGACACCAACTTTTGAGTTTCTGTGTCTTGCTCCAATTTTCCTGCTTTTAAGATAGCCATTGCCTGTTGATTTTCTGGTAAAGACTTCTTTGCAAACTTTTTGTAAAGTTTATGCAATACATAGCCTCCTACATATTGAAGGCCTGCATCCTCCTTCTCCGAGAGAGCTGTTTTCGAACCTTGGCTCTTGTTGGTGACTGATTTCAGATCATTACAATATGACAACATACCATCAGCCAACTTTGTTGCTAGCAGAGTAGCAGCATTATGAGAAAGTCCAGGGaaaaaagtggttgactttaaCGGCACTTGAGCATAATAGGCGCAATAAAACTTCTCAGTGTTTCCATTCTTGGCATATCCTTCGAAAAGAGCCTTCATTACAGAATCACTATGATAAGCCCGCGGGTTAAACTCAGATGACTCTAATATGTCTATCGACTGCTCTGAAATCCAGGCCCGCTGGTTAAACTCAGATGACTCTAATGTGTCGATCGACTGCTCTGAAATCCTGGAACTTTCGGCTACTGGTGAACCAGCATGACATGGCAAGCAGCACCAACTGATGTCGGCACCTGCTCTTACGGCTTCACGATAAGCTTGTTGAGTAAtgcctacaaaaaaaattgaaaataaataattgtcAGATAGGCCACGAGAGTCCTGATTACCGAGCTCCTACTCCAGCTTAAGGCGAATTTCAAGTGCGtcttattgaataaaaaaaaagatttaactTACCAGTGTTGCAAGTACGGTGATTCCACTTCAAACAGCCATCGCACTGTATCGCTTCCTGTCTTGCTGTTACCGTCCGATTACAAGAAATGCAtttgtcggccatttttgaaTCGTTTAAGTAATAATCGATTTCGCGGAATATACAACGTAGAGACGTGCTCTAATAGTGATCAATAATCGGGGTGCTTACTTTGACTCGTTCTGGTTTTATACACAACGGTGTTTAGTTAATTAATTCATCATTAAATTCATCTTAAACGTGATTTGCTGTTTTATGTTAGAAGGTGATAACTTGTGCCAACTATTTGCTCTTGAATGCGTAACAATAGCTCTTGCACATGTTTTCTAAAAGAttagcttttcttttgttttggaaaagGATAATGCGTTTGACAGTGTATCAATCTAAACTTAAAATGCATTGAATAAATTGAACGAAGTCACGTAATTAAAGCTGCACCGTGATTGTCGAAGTTAATATGATTGCGGCTATCAAAAGCTTCATCCTTTTACGGCAACAGGGTTAAGAGTGAGATAGGGAGTACAAATTATAGATATTGCTCGTGGTTTACGGATAACAACGAACTCAAAACTGTGAACTAACATAGCCAGCGACGACATGTTAGGGAACTCGAACGTAGCGCCGGAAACCGGCGTAAACCATTGTAGGTTTCTCTCGCTACGGTATAATCTAAAACCACTTTACATCGAGCGCACTAACGGAAACGTAGGCTGCGAAGAACttgattcttgttttttttgtgtgtgtgtgtcttgTGGTCAAAAATCGACAAACATTAGCTTTCGCTAATTGTGCGAATAGTGAAATTAAATTAACATACGACGCTCCCACTATTATGTAAATTCCTGTAGTTGTAAAAATACTTTCATCCATGTTCTGATCGCTACTTTGACTTAGATCACATTTGCTCATTTAGAAAATAGATATAACATATGTGGGACGAACTGACTATTTTGTGGAACGATCTGACTATTTTGTGGAACGATCTGACAATTGATTGGAACGATCTGACTTGGAACGATCTGAccatggaacgaaatgaccggaTACCTTACGATAGAAAACTCTGTACTTCCTTCTTCGAGTTCTTTGTGCTTATAAGAGCTCAACTCATTtctaatactggttgaaaacaCTTCGTTTCCTTTGACACTATTTAGTACCTTCAGCACTATCTTAGTAAGAATGACTGCCGTTAAAATGAAAGTTTTTCTAGTCTTGTCAGCGTTAGTATTGCTTTCATCAGAGTTTACTTTGTTCGCATCTTGTCCGTGTTTAGCAGCCCTGTGTCGTTTGTAGCCTCCTTTAGACTTGCACTTCTTACCGCAGTCTTTGCAAATAATATCGGCTGATTGCAcctatatacaataaaaaatagTTGATCAGTTATAAAATCACAACGAATGGATAGGATTTATCTAAAGCACAATTATTAAACACAAAAACTGAGCTTCAAACAACACTGTTTACGCGCGAGCGTATAACTTGTTGCATCGCAAACTATACTTCAATGCAGCCAGAATACAAGCCAAAGACAACAGTTTTTTTACTTACATCACTAGCTACAGCTGTAAATTCCTCCTCCATTGCTTCATCTTCCTCTAATATACCTAAAATCGCCTCGAAATCATCGCCAAACACAAATAAatcgtccgccatcttgaaaacttGTGCACCTTCGAGGTCACATGACTCCTCCTTTcaacatcaaaatcaaaacaataggCCGGTCTTTTGAAGTTTGCCgcgtttcctaaccagtcccctctactaactctggttTCCTGGTAAACATGCCACCTAAAGTAGAGAATATTGTGACACTCATCGCAAAACGAGACATTGCAATAGCATCTTTAGATGAAATTTACGGAGAATTTAACATGCTTTACCAAGTTGAACTTGAATTAATTGCTCTAGAGAATGTGTacaaagaaatagcaattagaTTCCAAAGTGTGAAAAAAGCAGCAAACAACAATAGCGGAAAGGCTAATTAAGTCAGGAGAGACCGAAAAAGCCGAAATGAATGCAAACAAGCAAATTGGTGACCAAGTCAAGTCTGATTATTTTAAATGCAGCGAAAGGttcattgtttataaaaagaagtgttacgCGGAAAAGAAACCGTCAAGTGATCACGAAAAGCTTGAAGCTATGACTTGCGCAGTCACAAAAATGGCCGATGtattaagagtgattttctcagaaaatcgagaatcggaagacagtcacgaaaaatcgatttttttgttaattcgccaaaacataccttttagtgaacttattcaaggaaaaatagcttCAAgctcccacgatttattttacgggcgaaatttaggaaagatcgaaatctgcatgtaatggcggttttcgcggcttagaatgttccaAATTACACGTTTCTTTACGCAAACCATCCTATAaaattgaaacttggcacaaatattatttcattcttatactttacaatcgtacaattagttttttaaagttttgtttgtagccttttaactaagcgtatttgtacacccgccatttgcgtctcttggcgagaGACAATCTGAGGCCAactttgactagtataaatggcctctggtatatatcatttggtcaaaatatttacattttaggaaaccttggttattgtttttCCGACCaagaaagttatagctctggaaattaaaactttccctgtcagtaaaataaacagttgcgccatgtgagcgtgttcagttttatgcaaatcacaggttattctttggaagttaacggtttaaaacaggaaagaacgactcaccgctacttacgttccttcagctgctatagaaatgattttaactttccagagtccttttgaaTTGTACTGAAAAATATATCCAGTCAGAAGAGCGAGCATAAACGTTCATAAAATTCGACAGGGCCGACGACGTTAATTGCGATGCGACATAATGGAAAACacagatgtgactgttttcgtcgttttgcttgagagtttttttgaaaatatgacacaatacacaccgtcttcaaaccgtaactgatcagcttatcGTCTCCCtatagctcatgagtattaaaTTCAGCCCCCGCgcactgagtgaacaacgcgAATGATCTCTGAGGTCAGGTGGTCGCCTGATGTgtcgttacttttccacggtgtcaaattacatgcataacttttcgattaaaaagtaattaaaaaaagCATCATTTAGACCTAAATGTTGGCTTCTACGATATCGTTCATAGATGCTTGATATCCTATTTGCAACACTGactgaatgcaggattaaagaTTCGCCCTGATGTCGATGGTCTCATAGGAGGAAGTGaaaggggtttttgcgtgatacTGGATTACGTGTTTTGAATTTTCGTGACCAGTAAAAATACggaattaaaatccgtgaactgtgaatgttttacttcgtaaacttccgtgaaacgtgaacatggaatcttcatcactgtgatacgttatttctacttcttaatgtccaagaacggtgcggctaattaacatgcaaacaaaagcaTAGTTTATTGGCCGCCCTTTTGGAATAAGgtgagtttgactaatggtcgtgggtcgtgggtcgtgggtcgtgggtcgtgggtgtgggtgtgggtgtgggtgtaagtaatattactaattaagaattaataatatgaatattattaatataagttaatgataatagaaatttatacaataaaatataacataagTAATATAATATAAATAGTATTTGTTATTAATTATGACACATCATACAACCCTTCTCGCCCTTCTCCCAGTCTAAGGTATAATGGCTCACCTCAATAACAATGTATCAGTTCCTCGCTTTAGCAAGCCTAATATTTTATCcatttagttaaaattcattcaacagaattcattcatttcacgcgaaaacaaaagtgaaaccaggGATGAAGTCATTGTTTGGAGGATAATGTAATCTCTTGAAATGCAAATCGTTCCAAGGAGTTTGAGAAGTGATGTACGGGTCAAACTCTTTAATCAAGGCACAAAACATAATTTACACCAAAAAGAGCGAagtgttaacaaccttttcagatcctgaaagagGGTTTCATATAAAGCCAGTATCAGAAACACGGCTATTAGCCGTGTTTTTTAATAAAACTTAATTAGTGTTCGCAGTACCGCAgtgcaggttaaaaataaataaataaagtattagaagtaaaagtaacagaatctctttctgctacttattgaactcacacacagatatgcatattattattaattcttaattagtaatatttcCTACACCCACACCCAGGGAAAATTCAAAACACGTAATCCAgtatcacgcaaaaacccctttCACTTCCTCCTATGAGACCATCGACATCAGGGCGAAtctttaatcctgcattcagtCAGTGTTGCAAATAGGATATCAAGCAGCTATGAACGATATCGTAGAAGCCAACATTTaggtctaaatgttgctttttttattactttttaatCGAAAAGTTATCcatgtaatttgacaccgtggaaaagtaacgacACATCAGGTGGCCCCCTGACTTCAGAGATCATTCGTGTTGTTCACTCAGTGCGCGGGGGCTGAATTAAATACTCGTGAGCTATAGCGAGACgataagctgatcagttacggtttgaagacggtgtgtattgtgtcatattttcaaaaaaactctcaagcaaaacgacgaaaacagtcacatctgtGTTTTCCATCGCATCGCAATTAACGTCGTCGGCCCTGTCGAATTTTATGAACGTTTATGCTCGCTCTTCTGACTGGATATATTTTTCAGTACAGTTCAAAAgaactctggaaagttaaaatcatttctatagcagctgaaggaatgtaagtagcggtgagtcgttctttcctgttttaaaccgttaacttccaaagaataacctgtgatttgcataaaactgaacacgctcacatggcgcaactgtttattttactgacagggaaagttttaatttccagagctataactttcttGGTCGGaaaaacaataaccaaggtttcctaaaatgtaaatattttgaccaaatgatatataccagaggccatttatactagtcaaagtTGGCCTCAGATTGTCtctcgccaagagacgcaaatggcgggtgtacaaatacgcttagttaaaaggctacaaacaaaactttaaaaaactaATTGAACGATTGTAAAGTataagaatgaaataatatttgtgccaagtttcaatttTATAGGATGGTTTGCGTAAAGAAACGTGTAATTtggaacattctaagccgcgaaaaccacCATtgcatgcagatttcgatctttcctaaatttcgcccgtaaaataaatcgtgggagcTTGaagctatttttccttgaataagttcactaaaaggtatgttttggcgaattaacagaaaaatcgatttttcgtgactGTAACGCCTTCCAAACAATTTtgtgttatttcaaaatgtcTTTTTCCGCTAAAATTGGACCTTTTTTCTTTACTTGACTGTAGCATTCAGCAAGAAAACAGCATTTGAAGGCTGGATTTTTAAAGTTGCAGAAGGAATAGCAATTTTAGACCTGAAAATGATGTATTTTCCCAAAATACTGGAAAGATTGTTTTGGCTAAAATATTGAGGACATACCAGAAATTACCCTTTTAACAATGTCCAAAAGACTAGTAACCCACTGCAGAGCAGTGATACACCCTTTCTGAGATGAAATGGTAATGTCAAATAGCATGATCTTTTCTGCATCACTTCAATAGGCCTCTTTAAACACTTAATTCTTGCAGAGTTAATGGAAGACAACATTAACTTGTTTGTAAATTTCATAAAGTTTACTGCAACATAGTGAATTGTGGTAGCTGAAGAGAAATTGTCTCCATTCCACTTAAGTTAAGCCACTTATGCAGCCCATGAGAAGAAATAATAACACAagccgcagaaattctgcagcctATGAGATGAGCACATGAcacagaaattctgcagcccATGACATGAGCACATGccacagaaattctgcagcccATGACAAGAACACATATCACAGAAATTCTACGGCACACAAGGAAAGGTGCCACCGAAATTCTGCGGCCCAGGACAAGGTCACATCCTATAAAAATTCTGCAGCCTATGAGAAGAACACATaccgcagaaattctgcagcccATGACAAGAATACAtgccgcagaaattctgcaaccTATGACAAGAACACATATCACAGAAATTCTGCGGCACACAACAAGGACACATGCCTCAGAAATTCTGCGGCCCATGACAAGGTCACATCCTACAGAAATTCTGTGGCACACGACTAGGACACAtgccgcagaaattctgcagcccATGACAAGGACACATGCCTCATAAATACAAGAAGAGCATTTTGACCTCAAGCTACTATGACAAGTTGAGAGACAAACTGTCAGtttttgataaaagcaaatttaatgCAATGAAATAGTAACAAGAACTTGAAAATGCAGGAAGAttatacttatatatatatatatatatatatatacatatcagTTTTATAATTATGTATCACTCTAATTCATATTCAGAGTCTGTTGATGCTACATCTGGACTTTGTGCAAAAATAGTCTGTAGTCTTAGTCTCTGTTGTACATCAGATGATTCAGATGTTATCCAAACACCACTCCGTCCTTCTTTAAGGGCTGCAGTGAAAATGCCTGCTGTGTCATTGTCCATGTCAATCACTGTGTCTCCTTCATAGGACAGATTTTGAACTAACCAGGAAAAAGCTTCCTCTGGCAAAATCTCATTTGGTCTTCCATCTAAACTAATGACATTATCCAAATTTGAAGCAGACAGATGCCTTGCAGTCACTTGTCGTGAAACTGACCAGTGCCCAATTATAAATGTAATTAATGATTCCCTTAAATAAGGGCCTGAAACCAAggaaaaagacaaaactgaacaaaacTGTTAATGTTTCAAGTCACACCAAATGAATTCCTACAAAGCTTTACAGTACATTTCATTATCTTTTATCAAGGAAGAAAATTCTCCCCAACAGTTTCCCTACCTAACAGTAatctttgattttatggcaATACTAAGCCTTAAACATTTGCAAGACCATTCTCCATTTCAGTCTCCTAAATTTGAGACAGAATCTTAATAAACCAGGGTCTATGATAGAAACAATACAATAGAAACcaattaataaagttattatctTTTCTGTATAATTTTCTAACTTAAGTAAAAGAAATGGTTTAACATATGTAAATGAAAAAATGGAAATGATCCTGCAGGCAAGGAATATTTTATACATACCTGTTCGGTCTCTGCTTTGATGACTATTCTTAACATAGAAGTGGGCTGTTTGGGTGTACACTGCTCCCTCTCCCATCATCCTTTCTTTCACCATCCTTACACTGTCCACATTCACAAACAACACAAGGTTGAATGAAGTTGTCTTCGTGAAATTCAGCTTGGATGTAAGTCTAATCATGCTTAAAGCAATCTgcacacaaagacaaaagcagaATCACCTTCTCAAAAACATGACTATCAAATGATATCATGTTTCACTTTAACAACCACTTGGTGAGGTTTCCTAATGCAAAAAGATTTAAGTTACAAATTCCCTGTGAACAAGCACTATGAAATTTAAATCAGATTCTCTACAAACACAAGCTCTAGGGAATAGTGAAAAGACTCACAGATAAGCAGTAACTAGTGTTTATCAACTTGAATtctggaggaaaaactttttcctagaaaaaactgaaagaaaatccGAAGTCGAGTTTCAAGAAGTATTCTGTGTTCATCGGATGTTAAACCTCGCCAACATTGAAAGGGAAAATACTTCGAAGTTCTACCCGCAATTTTAGCTCTTTATTAGAATGAACATCACGTCCACTAAGTAAGATAAATGGTTGATTTCATTCTGCTATTTGTCGACAGGCGTTTCTTCGTTAAATCAACGTTAacagtttttcataaatttacaaattatgCAGTCAAAATTTACGTGAAAACAATGTTTAAACCCATTTTGGAAAACCACAAAATAGTTTGGAAGGTGTtctgtcttccgattctcgattttctgagaaaatcactcttaagtTCCCAAAAGAACCCTAATCATGGACTCGAGAAACTATCTGTACCAAATTGGGATGGAAGTGGAAAAAATTATGCGACTTGGAAGTGTGAATTCAATTATTGGATGGAAAAGTACAAACAGGACAAAGACGAGCAATTACAAAGACTTCGCAAAGCGCTACCAAAAAAGTCATTTTGGCTAAATCAAGTTAGGCCTTCCCAAACGATCGATCAGGCATGGAAAATTCTGGACACCGAATTTGGAGATCAAAGAAAGTTAATGGATGGACTGTTAAAAGAAATTACCAATCTTAACCCAATAAAGAGTGATTCAGCTTCACTTTCTTGCTACACCGCAACGATTCTTGGATTCGTTAACAATATGGAGCAAATCGGTTGTGCGGTGACAAATGCCAAAGAAGCACCCTTTGTCATGTCTCAGCTACTTTCAAAATTAGACGCAAAAGACAACTTCGAATTCGGCCGTGAAATGCACCGCATTGAAAAGGAGGAAAATGTTCTGAACTTGTTAGATTGGTTGAACAGTGAAGCAAGCTTGCGCTCTCGTGTTAGAAAGGATGCCGATTACCATGACAACTCAAGTGAACACCGAATTTCGCGAACATTTGACAATCGTGCCATGAACAGTGAAACGTCCGATGATGAGGTGTGCCCACTGGGCTGCAAAGCGAAACACCTTCTTGCCGCATGTCCCAAATATCAACGATCAACAATCGATCAGCGATGGGAGATAGTAAAACAGCACAACCGTTGCCGAAAGTGCCTACGAAAACACCATACAAACGTTTGTAAAAAACCAGACGGATCGACGTGCGACAAATGCACTAGAAGACATCATCGCACACTTCACAATGAGCAATTTGTTCCAGCTAATTCCAGTTTGAATCCTCAAGCCGCGCCATATACAAATTCCATGCAAGGTGCCAGTAACCACAGCAGGCAGGGAACAAGTAACGTCCCGGGTCATTGGGCAGAAACACTAGCCAGTACCCTCAACATTCAACAAGCAAGGAACGTCCCCGGACAATGTCCAGTTCAGAAGGTTAAGATCAAAGACAAGGACGGAAACTTGGTTGAAATCCTCGCGATGTTAGATAGTGGTTCCAACACGAGCTTCATTTCAAAGAATGTAACTAAGAAACTAGGTTTAAGTGGCCCTAAAGTACACCTAACCATGAATCTGGCTGGAGGACAGAAGAAGTCGGAAGAATCAGAGTTAGTTAACATTACC
This genomic stretch from Acropora muricata isolate sample 2 chromosome 5, ASM3666990v1, whole genome shotgun sequence harbors:
- the LOC136918494 gene encoding uncharacterized protein; this encodes MADDLFVFGDDFEAILGILEEDEAMEEEFTAVASDVQSADIICKDCGKKCKSKGGYKRHRAAKHGQDANKVNSDESNTNADKTRKTFILTAVILTKIVLKVLNSVKGNEVFSTSIRNELSSYKHKELEEGSTDDSVMKALFEGYAKNGNTEKFYCAYYAQVPLKSTTFFPGLSHNAATLLATKLADGMLSYCNDLKSVTNKSQGSKTALSEKEDAGLQYVGGYVLHKLYKKFAKKSLPENQQAMAILKAGKLEQDTETQKLVSILNRGGLWSITQPAQNIFFRTEHYFRQQTSKSGLLKIDIAGITESAIVDSQVISSFQSMVSDAEIVTISNVNKDVLHAIVSLYIRVRSYTFAKDVIQSHKIQSKHAKTKALRKEIMRSYDQEKQDRLG